In one window of Henckelia pumila isolate YLH828 chromosome 1, ASM3356847v2, whole genome shotgun sequence DNA:
- the LOC140875947 gene encoding probable glucan 1,3-beta-glucosidase A, translated as MTPDLFNGIPNKDLLDGTQVQIKSTSLNMYLCAESGGGSILVANRTAASGWETFRLWRIDEKTFNFRVFNKDFIGITAARAAIAQATQPGSTETFVIVRNSTDPLRIRILAPNGLYLQALSGDTVTADYGGNSNDWGDQNPSVFRLTIVNTLQGEYQLTNGYGPAQAPAVMKNHWSTYIVADDFRFMSQNGLTAVRIPVGWWIMYNLNPPPKPFVAGSLQALDNAFTWAEQYNMKVIIDLHAAPGSQNGNDHSGSRDGYQEWGASYIPQTVAVIDFLAKRYANRRGLAAIELMNEPLAPGVTLDDLSNYYRAGYNAVRKYTSSAYVILSNRLGDASNTELLPLAGSLSRSVIDVHYYNLYWDYFSTLNAQQNIDYINNQRADSLQQVTQTNGSLSFVGEWTGEWEVQNAGMQDYQRYASAQLNVYGRATFGWAYWSYKCQYNHWSLKWMIENNYISLQ; from the exons ATGACACCTGATCTCTTCAATGGGATTCCCAACAAAGATCTTCTT GATGGAACTCAAGTGCAGATCAAGTCCACAAGTCTGAACATGTATCTATGTGCCGAAAGTGGCGGCGGCTCGATCTTGGTGGCCAACCGCACCGCCGCCTCCGGCTGGGAAACTTTCAGG TTATGGAGAATTGATGAGAAAACGTTCAACTTCAGAGTGTTCAACAAAGACTTCATCGGGATAACCGCGGCTCGAGCGGCCATTGCTCAAGCAACTCAACCTGGGAGCACTGAAACCTTTGTTATTGTAAGGAATAGCACCGATCCTCTCCGAATCCGAATTCTTGCACCCAATGGCCTTTATTTGCAG GCATTGTCTGGAGATACAGTGACAGCTGATTATGGAGGGAATTCAAATGATTGGGGGGACCAAAATCCATCTGTGTTCAGATTAACAATTGTGAACACCTTACAAGGTGAATATCAGTTGACAAATGGTTATGGCCCTGCTCAAGCTCCTGCAGTAATGAAG AACCATTGGAGCACCTACATTGTAGCAGATGATTTCAGGTTCATGTCTCAGAATGGGCTCACGGCTGTTCGAATACCGGTTGGGTGGTGGATCATGTATAACCTGAACCCGCCGCCAAAACCATTTGTTGCCGGCTCATTACAGGCTCTGGATAATGCTTTTACATGGGCAGA GCAGTACAATATGAAGGTGATCATTGATCTTCATGCAGCTCCGGGATCGCAGAATGGGAACGATCATAGTGGATCACGCGACGGTTATCAAGAATGGGGTGCCTCCTACATTCCACAGACAGTTGCAGTAATCGATTTTCTGGCTAAAAG GTATGCTAATCGGCGAGGCCTAGCAGCAATCGAGCTAATGAACGAGCCGTTAGCGCCAGGGGTGACTTTAGATGACTTGAGCAACTACTACAGAGCAGGGTACAATGCAGTGAGAAAGTATACTTCAAGTGCTTATGTCATTTTATCCAACAGATTGGGAGATGCTAGCAACACAGAACTCCTTCCCCTAGCCGGCAGCCTCTCCCGTTCCGTCATCGACGTTCACTACTACAATCTTTACTGGGATTATTTCTCGACGTTGAACGCCCAACAGAACATCGATTACATCAACAATCAGAGAGCAGATAGTTTGCAACAAGTGACTCAGACCAATGGATCTCTAAGTTTTGTAG GAGAATGGACTGGTGAATGGGAAGTTCAAAATGCAGGAATGCAAGACTACCAAAGATATGCAAGTGCTCAGTTAAATGTGTACGGAAGAGCAACGTTTGGATGGGCATATTGGTCATACAAATGCCAATATAACCATTGGAGTCTCAAGTGGATGATCGAAAATAATTACATTTCGTTGCAGTGA